The sequence below is a genomic window from Carassius carassius chromosome 45, fCarCar2.1, whole genome shotgun sequence.
AAAACTAACTTTATACAGATATAACATCTCAGTTTTAACCGAGAGAGCGTTTTCAGCCAATGGGACCGACATGGACTTGCGCGCGCTGTCACTGCAGGACAACAACATACAGGTGATCGAAAGTTGTGCGTTTTGTGGACTCCCACGACTTGTTTCCTTAGATTTGAGTCATAACCGTTTAAGGGCTGTGTCCTCTGGAGCTTTTTATGGCTTGGAACGGCTACGTCATCTTAACCTCAGTAACAACTTAATGACTTCGGGCGCGTGGCAAGTCGCTCTGTCCACGGACAGTTTGTGTAATCTTCAGATATTGGACCTGTCTGGAAATTGTTTGAAGGTTATTCCTCTTTCTGGGTTTGGCAACCTCAATTTAACCACTTTAATACTCACAAATAATTCAATTGCGACATTGGATAAGCACAGTTTAGCGAAACTAAACGAATTCGAGGAAATACATGTTTACTTATCACACAACCCGTTCGACTGTAAATGTGACAAAGTGAAGGAGTTTTATGATTGGCTGAAGAACAGCTCCCAATGCGCAGACGTAACTAGCCTGAAATGCGCGCAAccagaaaagaagaagaatacaCTCGTAAAGGATCTAGAAAAGAGGGATATGGAGTGCCAAAACTTGGATGCCCGGTCTTATGTGCTTCTCGGCATTGTGTTGGCCCTCATTGGAGTTGTGTTCCTCATGGTGTTGTATTTGAACAGAAGAGGCATCAAGAGGTGGCTCAATAACATTAGAGAGGCCTGCCGGGATCAAATGGAGGTGTATCATTACAGATATGAACAGGACTCCGATCCCAGGTTAGCAAACGTTGCCGTTTAATCGGAACCTGCTGACCTCATCTCCCTGAACTGTTTGATGTAACGCTATGACAACGAAACTGGAGTTTGTGGCTCTTAAGTCCATGTATGTTAGCTTTAAGACAAACAAACTCTTAAAAGATCACAAAATAAACTTTCAGCAGAAATACACTTATTAACTTTAAGTTTGGGGAGAATGAATATGGAATTTCAGTAACCCATCTTGCAATcatgggtgtgtttttttttttttttgtctaaaaaaaattgcaatgggAATGCATCTCCAACCTCTCTGGGACCAACAATTGAgttgaatgggaatgctaatggGTAGCTTTCTCCAGGTATTTGAGATCTCATTGCAAGCAATAGAAGGTAACAACTCATGTTTCAAAACTGTGATGTAAATGGAAGCCTATTGGCTATTTTGAAAATAATCCTTAGCCATAAATTCGTATTTCAGTAGGAAACTGCATCaataaagcaaagaaaacaaGGTTCATTAAACAATTTCATCACTTTAAGTATTAATTTGTATTAGATGCTATGGAAAGAAAACAGTGCTAGCTGTATATACATTTATCAGTttcaaaaaataatactaatacataAATAACAATTCCAAATAATATAGGAGAGTGCAGGATATATGTAACACTCCTTGCTTTCCTCAATGCATTAAATTATTGCATCAACCAGTCCAGAAGGCCTAATTAAAATCTGGGAAAATGTAAGCAAAAATATACAATAACTTCCATTATAATGCTTTATGCATTTAATGAAATAGGT
It includes:
- the LOC132127194 gene encoding trophoblast glycoprotein-like, encoding MRYDGLVSCEEIMLPLEVPRSTQKLTLYRYNISVLTERAFSANGTDMDLRALSLQDNNIQVIESCAFCGLPRLVSLDLSHNRLRAVSSGAFYGLERLRHLNLSNNLMTSGAWQVALSTDSLCNLQILDLSGNCLKVIPLSGFGNLNLTTLILTNNSIATLDKHSLAKLNEFEEIHVYLSHNPFDCKCDKVKEFYDWLKNSSQCADVTSLKCAQPEKKKNTLVKDLEKRDMECQNLDARSYVLLGIVLALIGVVFLMVLYLNRRGIKRWLNNIREACRDQMEVYHYRYEQDSDPRLANVAV